A single Magnetovibrio sp. PR-2 DNA region contains:
- a CDS encoding UTP--glucose-1-phosphate uridylyltransferase: MTTPISKVVFPVAGLGTRFLPATKAVPKEMLPVADQPLIQYAVQEAREAGIEEFIFVTNPVNERILKSHFMANEELEATLSERGKTNELKIVSETTLGEGNIKFCYQDQPLGLGHAVWCAREFVGDEPFAVILPDDLIQAKPGCLKQMVDAHRELGGNVVAVEDVPRELTSRYGILDVDQDNGRTASAKGLVEKPDPEDAPSTLSIIGRYILDGQVFSHLDKKMTGAGGEIQLTDAISATIGDVAFHGLRFDGQRFDCGSMNGFVQANVAFGLVRSSHPDDLRAVLKEQIQA, encoded by the coding sequence CACGCGCTTTTTGCCGGCAACAAAGGCCGTTCCCAAAGAAATGCTGCCGGTTGCCGATCAGCCGTTGATCCAATATGCCGTTCAAGAAGCCCGAGAAGCCGGGATTGAAGAGTTCATCTTCGTCACCAATCCGGTGAACGAACGCATCTTAAAATCCCACTTCATGGCCAATGAAGAGCTGGAAGCCACCTTGTCGGAGCGTGGCAAGACGAACGAGCTGAAAATCGTCTCGGAAACCACGTTGGGTGAGGGAAACATCAAGTTTTGCTATCAAGACCAACCCTTAGGTCTGGGCCATGCCGTCTGGTGTGCGCGTGAGTTTGTCGGGGATGAACCCTTTGCCGTTATCCTGCCCGACGATTTGATCCAAGCCAAACCGGGCTGTTTGAAACAAATGGTAGACGCTCACCGTGAGCTTGGCGGCAACGTGGTCGCGGTCGAAGATGTCCCGCGCGAACTGACCAGCCGCTACGGCATTTTGGACGTTGATCAAGACAATGGCCGCACCGCTTCGGCCAAGGGTTTGGTGGAAAAGCCGGACCCCGAAGACGCGCCGTCAACCCTATCAATCATTGGGCGCTATATCCTCGATGGTCAAGTTTTCAGTCACTTAGACAAAAAAATGACCGGGGCAGGGGGAGAGATACAACTCACAGACGCCATTTCAGCCACCATCGGCGATGTGGCGTTTCATGGATTGCGTTTTGACGGACAGCGCTTTGATTGCGGCTCCATGAACGGGTTTGTGCAGGCCAATGTGGCTTTCGGTCTCGTGCGGTCCTCTCATCCCGACGATTTGCGAGCCGTTCTAAAAGAACAAATCCAAGCATAA